The genomic window CCATTTCTAAAAAAATGGAGGGCTCCATTATGGAGAGAGAACAAAAATTAAGAAAAGTTCAAAAgaattaaatgatgaaaaagaTTTGACAAACCATCTCTCTTTCTCACTCCAAATATATCCTTCAATTTCTTGAGAAATAGATTCAATTTGGGatttctttccatttttcaaaagaaatagATTGTTCCATTTGGAGAGATAGAACAAAAATTAGACAGTGGGTTGGGTTGGATCACCAAGTGGGTCCCACCATcattaaacataatttaaaaatcaaatttatttatgtCAACCTCTTTTAAAGAGGAGCCTTCCATTTCTTTTGACAAATGAAGAGGATCATAACTCACTCCATACACAAATAAATCGAGATGTCCTTCCACACACAGAAAGGATCCAGACCCTGGAAATGAGGAGTGCTGTTATCCATCATGAATGGCAAGATAGGTTGAGAAGAGAGAGAACATTTTTATattaagggttaatagtagtttaccccccctgtaatatgagcgtgtttcggtttaccccccaccgttgccaaagacaggttttggcaacggtttttttgaaaaaaccgttgccaaaaggtagggaggggggaaaagcaTAATTCGCTAACATCacagggggtgaattactattaacccttataTTAATCACCTTAATGCTATTATGCATAACTTGTATATTTATATTATGCATAACTTGTATATTTATCTGAAGTTGCAATCAATTTTTCTACAAGATTAACTTGATTTTCACTCTGTTATTATTCCTACCCTGGAAATAAGGAGTGCTGTTATCCAGCATGAATGGCAGGATAGATTCAGAAGAAAGAGGACACTTTTATATTAATTACCTCAATGCTGTTACAAGtaacttatatatttatatttatctgAAGTTGCAATAAATTTTTCTGTAAAGATTAACTTGATTTTCATTTAGTTCatgacaaaataaaacaaatcttGTTAATGATAAGAAAATATGTTTAAACAGTAAAAAAAGCTATTAGAAAAGAAAATCTTATTTTATTGTATCTCTGTTGTTTCAAGCAAGTATGCCATTGTATATTCTCCCCATTTTTTTGGGGTTTTCCATTCAACTCGAATTGATATTTGCCCAAGTATATATCCATTGCTTGTGTTTGTCTGGAAAATGTTGAACTAGTTTAAGTGtttataatttcaaatttcaGCTGTCAAATTAATTTAACACCATTCATGTCAACATATAGAGTCCCTTAATAACAACTGTATTGAAATTTCTGTTCATGGGCTGGCAACATTTTGCTGAAAGATTATCTTTCATTATAGAGGCATCAAGATAACATGAAAACAAGCTGAGTTTGGTGTTGATTTATTATGTTGTGCAGGACTTGTCTCTTCAAGAAGCTGAGACTATTGCTTTATCCATTCTGAAACAAGTTATGGAAGAGAAGGTAAAGTTAAAACTAAACGCATGTACTTGCAGTTGTTTGTCTCCCTCTACTGAAATGAAATGGAGAATAAAATATAACTTGTTTCCTCTCTGTACTTTTCTCATCAGGTCACTCCCAACAACGTTGACATTGCCAGGGTGGCTCCAGCATATCATCTTTATACCCCTTCTGAAGTGGAAGCTGTGATAAGTCGCCTATGATTTTCATCCATTTGCGTGATTTGTTTCGTGCCTTTGTTCCTGTACGTCTATTTAATTAGCTGTGCACCGAAACTTTTTTGGCACACGATGTTGCTTGTAATGCACTGCCATTATGACCAAGTTTAGTACTCCACACTAGATTCTCATGTCTTATTTGCTGCAATTCAGTCTAGTTGAAATTGAGGACAAAAAGGATGTTTCGATGTTAGGGAAAATACAGTACATTAACTAGAACCATTCACAAGATCCCTGCTATCAAACATTTTGACTGTATGAGATGAGATGCTACTGCATACGATGATGGAGGTGTTTACAAAACTTTTATATGGATAATTCAATTTATCAAAGAATTACTAGGGAAAAGGGATTTTGACTTtgttttatttgaaatattttttctattaaaattgaCTAGCCATTTTTCTCCTTAATTTTCAACCCTAATTTAAATATGATAAACCTTTAATTAACAAAGTGCTTTTGTTTAAACCTATGATATTGTTAGATCGATGGAATGAGATGAAATGAATGTTGTGGAATCTTAATATTTAAATGATGGAACAGGATGGTAAATAATGGAATCATTCAACACGTTACTTCCATTTTTCTTCCCTTTGTTGCTCTTAATTTGTATCATTGAGCATCCGTATTATAATTTGTTTTCGGAATCAACCAAATCTACAAGTTATATCctatatttgttttttaaattattttatcatactaatgtaataattgttttttttttttaaattatatattaatatacagAGTTTAATTGCTATCCAATAAAAAGTTTTACACGATCAATGGTAACCATCCAATAAAAAGTTTTACAGCATTAGATGGTAACCATTCAAATGTATTGCTTATGATCGAAAAAGTCTATCTAAGGTCGAAGGATGAGAATGACTTCGAACTTTCTTTATGAAAGGATTCGAGATATTGCATGATCTTTATGAAAGATTGATGAACATgcacttgaatttcttcaaaggTCAATTCAATAATGCATGtgtaattttgagaatttttaacCGCATCTTATTGTTGAATTTCTTCAAAGTATTTAGCTTATGCCCTAAAAACCCTCTAATCTGTTTCATATTACTAGGTAAAGGTCAATTCAATAATGCATGTGTAATTTTGAGAACTTTTAACCGCATCTTATTGGGTGAAAAAACACcctataaaaattcaaaattgccCATCAGATTTTAGAGATATATCTCCAGACGGGCCTATACATGCTACAAAATACGCTATCTTCGGATGCCACTCCACTTTTAGACCAAAACTGTCTCGAAGATGCATCTTCCTTCAAGCACATCAACtcaatttgttgatttttgatcatCCTAGTAGAGTTTTCGACTATGCATCTTCGAAGTATTGAAgtggaaatttaaaattttgtcacccttacatgttagatatattcggagatgtatcttcgaaaaTAACAAACATCATTTTTAGGAAACAACCACCTACATAATTATACTCCATACTTATTTTTCCTCCAAAatccttttcaaaaacccttaattcTCAATCAATATTTGCACTCAAAAACTTCATTCTCGTGGTTCATCATATCAAAAGGATCAAAGGAAGCTGGATTTCAAGGTAAGGATCATATATTTTAAGCCTGCTTGTTGACATTATTGTTGTTTTGATGCTGATAAAACTTGTATCGTGTCTGGAAACGTATCTCTGGAGTCTTAAGGAACTTCTCCGAAGAAAAGCATATTCGGAGTCAGTCAATTTTCTTTTGTAACCAATCTGTTTTCATTTTCCactgtttttgaatattttatgttatAGTTTTCATTAGTGTTATGGTGCACCCTGATGTTTTCCCCAAGCCTATTGTGTCTCCGAAAGCGAAACATGATGTTGTGAAGGAGGTTGATGTTGGCAACTAATTTACAAATGAACAAGATTTTGAGGTTCGTGATCACATGCTTAAATGTATTCATATGGAGGCATCCAAACTAGGGTTTGGTGTTTTAATCGGATGATATGATAATGGTTCGAATAGAAAAGGTGAATTTGTGTCAATGACATGCGAAAGAAGTGGGAAGTATAGACTCCATCTCCAGAATTTCAAATGAGATGACACCAGTTCAAGAAAATGTGAGCATCCCTTTAAGTTTCGTGGTTATCTGTTGGCAAAAAACAAATGGAGACTTAATATGATATGTGGTTTACATAACCATGACATGTGTGAAAAGTTAGTTGGTCACCCAATTACATGGAATGTTATAGTAAATTCGTCTACAAAAGAGTTATATGTCGATGATGTTATACATTTTAGGAAAGTTTGGGAAATATATTCAGATttgttgaaatatgttgaaagtacCATTCTAGATCAAGTGAAGGAGAAAATTGTTTGTGCTTAGACCGATTAGGTTAGACACCTTAGAAATACAACAACAAATCGACTTGAGTCTGCACACTACTCTGAAGAACTGGTTGGGAAATAGTATGGGTGATTTGTATAGAGGTTGAGACTTTGTGAACTAAATGATTCAAAATCAACATAATAAGATACAAACATCATTTGGTCGTAGCATTTCAGTGTTGGAACACAGATTCAAAgacaacaatatttattttaagttGGTCAGCAACATATCTCGAGCAGGACTGAATTATATTTTTTCCTGAAGCCAAATGAGCTGAGAATATAGGTTCTGATAGCTCAAAGTGTGGTTGCACATTTATGAAAACCTATGGTATCTCTTGTTCTTGTCTTATTTCTAAGAAGGTGAAAATTGATAGCTCGAAACGAATGGATGGAGTTTGCACTCAATGGAAAAGGCTcaaacttgatgatgatgatggtggtgtAATGAAAGACGGTAAACTGAATCAGATATCTCTATTTTGACCGAATGAGAAGTGATACAAGAGATATTTTTGAAAGCCGATGACAATATAAAACCACATCAAAGAGCAATTGCGGAAGATTGCTTATCTGGAAATCACAGATTTGAAACCACCATCTCAACCGCTAAAAACAAAAGGTGCTCCTAAGAAGGTGAAACCTACACCGTTCAATGATGCGATCTCCTTCTTGTTTTGAACATGATGACAAACTTTTTCCAGATTCTCCAActccaaaagcccaaaaattgTTTTCAAATAGATCTCATTAGAAAACCACCTCCTTCCCCATCTCCACCAACAATTCCATTCATCGAAGAGATGCTGATTTTTATGCACTAATACATTGAATGGATCATCAATGTTTAGGGTAACGGTAACTGCGGTTTTCGAGTTGTTTCTGCTTTACTCAGTGAAGGAGAAGGGGATCACACACTTGTTCGCCATCAACTTATCCAATATTGGAGGGGCCATAAAGAATCATACACTCGTCTATATGAGAAAAAAGAAACTTTTGATACATTTTATGAATCTCTTGTTCCTTGCATTAGTGGACCGACACCGGAGAATAAATGGATGTGCTTCTATGAAATGGAGAATTTTATAGAAAATGTGTATGATAGAGTGTGTGGAGATCTTACAAGCTACAGTTTCTCAAAAACTTTTTTTCCATTGCACACTGCCCCACCTAAGAATCCAAATGATCGTATCATGTGTGTTGGGTGGATTTCAAACCTGCGGCACTTtgttcaagtttatttgaaaCCGAAATTTCCTATACCACTCACATCATAGAAGTGGACAACTCATTCAACAACAAAAGTCGAGACTTGGCCAGACCATTTTTATGGAAAGGATGCAAGAGTTCACCAAGCTGAGCGAAATTGATAGAGAATCAAATAAGTAAAAGTCAATGGGAGTACCACCCGTAGATATAGATTTAGATGGCGGCAAATGTTTCAATTCATTTTAGTGTTTATTCATCAATGTGTTGTATGTAATGTTGTAGTAATATTAATGGTGTCTAATATATACATTTTGACATATTTCATTACATAATGAAGTTTACCAAAAAAAGCAACATCTCTTTCTATTTATGCAGATTCTATTTCTGTCTGCAATAGAATTCCATTCTATTTTGAGTGGTTcccgagatgcatctccggaacgTCCCTTGGCACATGATAAAATTTCATAGGTCCATATTTATTTACAAGTGCTAATATGGGGGCTATTGTCATAtgtttcataccaaaatacactaCACTATGATGAACATCAATTGGCATGTCACAAATGTTTACTTTAACGATACTGAAATCTCAAGAGAATTTAAAATCAATGAGTACACCCCTCTTGTAGATCTGAAAAACATACTAAAGGATCTTCAATCCTACTCCAACAATTGAAAAATTATGAAGATCGAGTACCGTTCACCGTCAATTGACAATGAAGGGAAGATTGAATCCACCAAATTTGAGCTGAAGACAGCCGCTAATTTAAGAGCTATCCTTTTCTCCATTTAGAAGGAAAATTTTTGATCGAGATGGATGCAACGATTTCGAGATTTTTCAAAGATATTATGAAGATGCTACAACAACCATCTAAatattgaaatttaatttttgatATATGTTATCGATTCTCTTATATAATGGAGAGTTTTTATGTTATCAATGCTAGTTGTATTTTTCATTCTTCTCTGTCATGATTACTGCTGTGTTTTATTATGTTTCTTCATAATTTGGAGATTCATCTTCGTAATCTATACATATGCatatttttggaaataaaatAGCCAAAAAAAGGGATCGTGATTGAATGTTATAAGGTCTGGTATGTGTTTGGGGTACGTCCGAAGATACATCTTCGGATACAAGAGTGTTATAGTAATGCATAGGGTACATTAAGATATTCCCTTACTTTTAAGTGTTTGAGGTTGATTTAGATTGGTAAATGGAACGAGGATGGATAAAAGTGGAAGTCTTAAGTGCCGAGAAAAATTTATCTTCAAATAAACGTGCAATGTCAACAACTTGAACCACATTAGTTGGTGATTGTGAAATCACCTCACGTTGCAATTTTTCTGCAATCCACATCTGAAGTAATCTAGCAAAGCTTCAGGTTCAAGACTAGTGAAACAGTTGGCTAGGGTAGTGAACTCCAAATAATAATCATCCAAAGTACCTATTTGTGCTAGTTTGAAGAGAGCAACTATAGGATCATCAAATGCAGACGGGCCAAACTCCATTTCGATGGCACACGATAATTTCTGCCATGAAAGGAAAGGATTCGCACACTGCAACATTATTTATTGGGGTTCATCATTATTTTTTGGCAAAGTTTTTGAATCTTTCATATAAACCACAAAAAAAATTAGAAGAATTTATCATATCTAAAATCCAACAAAAAAAGGTCGTCTTAGAGGTGTCAATAGGAATACCAACTTTAATGGTTTTATTaagaaaccaaaatcaatttTGACTTTTAAGATAGGGAGTTTGTCagaataaacaaaagtatgaGTTTTAAGAGTCATGACCAAAAGAAGATGCAAAGTAAAAATGAATGAAGAATTCATTTGttagaaggaattgaattggttTATTACAAAGGGTGAGTTTATTATATTATCTAACCTTGATAACAGTTTAATAAACTTAACAACCAacttactaacaacctaaccgaCTCAAGCTATTAGGGAAAGGAAAGTTGACTAAGTCAACACATACGCTAATATCCCTCGCTCAAGCTGGACATATATTGATCAGTCACAACTTGGAAAGAAATGTAAAAAAGAGGGAAAGGTCAAGTGCGTTGGTGAAAATTCCAGCAAGCTGTTGTGAGGAGGTGATAGGCAGAAAATGAAATAACTTTTGCCATAATGTTTCTCTAACTAAATGAAAATCCAATTGTATAAGCTTTGTCCTCTCATGGAAGGACGGGTTGGAAACAATGCGTCGCACAAACGGGATTTTATAGTAGAGTATATGAGTTATGCAACATTATATCTTAGAGAAGGTAAGAAAGCCATTGTATTTCACAAACAGACGAGGCTATACTTCTATAATCTACTTCAGAAGAGCTCTTGAAAATGGTGTCTtgctttttggatttttatgagatCAAGGAGTTGCCAAGAAAAATACAAAACTAGAAAAAGAGACTTCCTTGTGCCAGGGCATGTTGTCCGATCagaaacaaaaatatttgatttggagAGCATATTCAGAGGGAATTAAAATGCCAAGAGCAATGGCAATCTTTAGATATTTGAGAACTTTCATGGTTGCTTCATGgtgattgatggtgggtggagtcATATGTTGACTTAATTGCTGGATAGAATAATTGatattaagttaattattggTTAGGCATATGAGTTTTTCAATGAATTGTCTGTAGGGTGCATAATCTTATAATCTTATAAACCCATATGCCCCCAATTGACTTATTTCCTTTAGGCAGATCAGTAATATTCCAAGTATGAATGAGATTGAGAGCCTTTATTTTAGAAATCATGGCTTCAATCTAATCCTTTGATTTTACAGCTTATTTATAAGGTGGCGTTTCTATAGCATTATTAATAATACAAACATGAGTTTGTGAAATCTTAGCATTGTTAGATATAATTCATTTCAGCATTTAGCATTTGCCTACGTGACATGTTTCTTTggtaaatttaaataatttggtGTAACTGAATTCCACAGGTGTGTTATAGAGTTCAACTAATAGAGTTTCTTCAAAAGTTTGTtataactctctctctctctctctctctctcattctcaTCTTCTCTCATCTTTATCTTCAAACTTGTgctccaacaattggtatctagagctctggtttgattcacagggaaacacgagtgtacGGTGAGGCGTGTGTGATTGATATTGTTTCTTGAATCCACATTAAATTtataatcaaaatcaaaacaaaatctcATTTATTGATTCTTCGGGAATGGAAAACACGAGTGTTTGGTGAGTTTCAGCATAAGAACGAAGATGAACAGCGAAAACGACAACTTGAATAAAAAGATTATAGTTTTTTATGGAAAGAACTAGAATCAATGGTCAATTCAGATGCATGTGTTATTCGGTGCTCAAGACGTTCTTGATCTCGCCAACGACGGTTACATTCTAGTTGCAGCAGATGCAACGGAAATGTAGAGAAACGCGCAAAGACAAACAAGGAAGAAagatcaaaaggcgttgttctacatccatcagtgtgtggatgcgaACATGTTTGAGAAAAGTGATGATTCGACGACGGTGAAGGATGTGAGGGACACACTGGTAAGGTGCTACGATGTTGAtctatcagtgaagaaggtgaagtttCAGTCTCTATGTAAGTAGTAtgaaaatctcaacatgaaggAAAATAAGAAGATACCTAATTACATATCCAAAGTGATTGTGATCACCAATGAGATGAAATCTTGTGGAGATACTCTGTCAGAACAAGTAATCATTGAGAAGGTATTGAGATCTCTTACTTCTCAGtttgattacattgt from Vicia villosa cultivar HV-30 ecotype Madison, WI unplaced genomic scaffold, Vvil1.0 ctg.000467F_1_1, whole genome shotgun sequence includes these protein-coding regions:
- the LOC131628605 gene encoding uncharacterized protein LOC131628605; this encodes MDGVCTQWKRLKLDDDDGGVMKDEQLRKIAYLEITDLKPPSQPLKTKGAPKKGNGNCGFRVVSALLSEGEGDHTLVRHQLIQYWRGHKESYTRLYEKKETFDTFYESLVPCISGPTPENKWMCFYEMENFIENVYDRVCGDLTSYSFSKTFFPLHTAPPKNPNDRIMCVGWISNLRHFVQVYLKPKFPIPLTS